A single window of Meiothermus sp. DNA harbors:
- a CDS encoding alpha/beta fold hydrolase has translation MREEIDLIAVDDGVEVYLEDTGPPQAPAILVLHGGPGGSSYALREGLEEYLEGFRVLYLDQRGGGRSPALPEEPGLFTLDALVGDLFHLRDHLGLDTWTLLGHGFGGLLALEYARRSPETTQGLVLINPWTNFPWLAAQLYRASQELLGFSDVQVEEPQDGTRLLQEAFAQVEPKAAFDKLLFPSLHSRMEYEWMAEGATVVGADTPGRMFVLNGLWRLDYTPFLLEVHTPTAVLVGALDASSYPEAQTVADLVGGRLEVIEGAGHYPWIDQPYAFAEALQNALYNAP, from the coding sequence ATGCGCGAAGAAATAGATTTGATTGCCGTGGACGATGGGGTAGAGGTCTACCTTGAGGACACCGGCCCTCCCCAGGCCCCCGCTATTCTGGTGCTGCATGGGGGGCCGGGGGGCAGTAGCTATGCCCTTCGAGAAGGGCTGGAAGAGTACCTGGAGGGTTTCCGGGTGCTCTACCTCGACCAGCGAGGCGGGGGCCGCAGCCCTGCATTGCCGGAAGAGCCGGGCCTGTTCACCTTGGATGCTTTGGTGGGTGACCTTTTTCACCTACGCGACCACCTGGGGCTGGATACCTGGACTTTGCTGGGACACGGCTTTGGGGGTTTGCTGGCGCTGGAGTATGCCCGCCGTTCGCCAGAAACCACCCAGGGGTTGGTGCTTATTAACCCCTGGACCAACTTTCCCTGGCTTGCGGCACAACTTTATAGGGCCTCGCAGGAGTTGCTGGGCTTTAGCGATGTCCAGGTAGAGGAGCCCCAGGACGGCACCCGGCTGCTTCAAGAAGCTTTTGCCCAGGTGGAGCCTAAAGCAGCCTTCGACAAGCTGCTGTTTCCCAGCTTGCACAGCCGTATGGAGTACGAATGGATGGCGGAAGGCGCTACCGTGGTGGGGGCCGACACGCCGGGGCGGATGTTTGTCCTGAACGGGCTGTGGCGTCTGGATTACACCCCGTTTTTGCTCGAGGTTCACACCCCCACTGCGGTGCTGGTCGGGGCTTTGGATGCCAGCAGCTACCCAGAGGCCCAGACCGTCGCCGACTTGGTGGGAGGGCGGCTTGAAGTGATTGAGGGCGCCGGTCATTACCCTTGGATTGACCAGCCCTATGCGTTTGCCGAGGCCCTGCAAAATGCACTCTATAATGCGCCATAG
- a CDS encoding class II aldolase/adducin family protein, with product MKAKLYLTFQQVGADLFAAGLASATSGNFSVRDGKGLWITRSGVQKAHLTPDDLLWLPLEPDPERDSAASVERVIHRAIYRQTDATAVVHAHPRHAIALSFHLDSIVPIDLEGRYYFEQIPVVAPQTTSATEEAALAVAQALQSHRACVVRGHGAFIKSTEPVPEKALLQAYSLMTSLEEASEVLFLEHVWRGVSGGASSK from the coding sequence ATGAAAGCCAAACTTTATCTCACCTTTCAGCAGGTAGGCGCCGATTTATTTGCCGCCGGACTGGCCTCGGCCACCTCGGGCAATTTCTCGGTGCGGGATGGAAAAGGGCTCTGGATCACCCGCTCGGGCGTTCAAAAAGCCCACCTGACCCCGGACGACCTCCTGTGGCTGCCTCTCGAGCCCGACCCCGAGCGCGACTCCGCCGCTTCGGTGGAGCGGGTGATTCACCGGGCCATCTACCGACAAACCGACGCCACCGCAGTGGTGCATGCCCATCCCCGTCACGCCATTGCCCTTTCGTTTCACCTCGATAGCATAGTGCCCATAGACCTCGAGGGGCGCTACTACTTCGAGCAGATTCCTGTAGTGGCCCCCCAAACCACCTCGGCTACCGAAGAGGCCGCCCTAGCAGTGGCGCAGGCCCTGCAGAGCCATCGGGCCTGCGTGGTGCGCGGCCACGGGGCCTTTATCAAAAGCACCGAGCCAGTTCCAGAAAAAGCCCTTTTGCAAGCCTACTCGCTGATGACGAGCCTCGAGGAAGCCAGCGAGGTGCTGTTTTTAGAGCATGTGTGGCGGGGTGTAAGTGGCGGGGCTTCCTCGAAGTAA